The genomic window ACCCTGCGACCGCACGCACCGGACACCGCCGGGCCCACCCTCCGAGCGGACGACGCGACCTCTGACAACACTCCCTGCTCCCGGACACAGGACGCGCCCCACCGCATGGACGCGCTCCCCCACCCTGCGACCGCACGCACCGGACACCGCCCGGCCCACCCCAGGGGCGGACCGCGCCGTTTGTTCAGGCGCGGCCTAGGAGACCGCCTTCGCCGCCGCGCGGCCGGCCGCGCGGCCCGAGAAGATGCAGCCGCCGAGGAAGGTGCCCTCCAGGGACCGGTAGCCGTGGACGCCGCCGCCGCCGAACCCCGCCGCCTCGCCCGCGGCGTAGACGCCCGGGAGGGGCTCGCCGCCGTCGGTGAGGACGCGGGAGGACAGGTCCGTCTCCAGGCCGCCGAGCGACTTGCGGGTGAGGATGTTGAGCCGGACGGCGATGAGGGGCCCGGCCTTGGGGTCGAGGATGCGGTGCGGGGACGCCGTGCGGATGAGCTTGTCCCCGAGGTAGTTGCGGGCCCCGCGGATCGCCGTCACCTGGAGGTCCTTGGTGAAGGGGTTGGCGATCTCCCGGTCGCGCGCGGTGATCTCGCGGCGCAGCTCCGCCTCGTCGATGAGCGGCTCCTTGGTGAGCGCGTTCATTCCTCGCACCAGCGCGCCGAGGTCGTCCTCGACGACGAAGTCCACGCCGTTGTCCATGAACGCCTTGACCGGGCCGGGCACGTCCGCCCGCGCCCTGCCTATGACGTCGCGGATCGACTTGCCCGTCAGGTCGGGGTTCTGCTCGGAGCCGGAGAGCGCGAACTCCTTGCCGATGATGCGCTGGTCGAGCACGAACCAGGTGTGGTCGTGGCCGGACCTCATGATGTGCTCCAGCGTCCCGAGCGTGTCGAAGCCGGGGAAGAGCGGCACCGGCAGCCGCCGCCCGCGTGCGTCGAGCCAGAGCGAGGAGGGGCCGGGCAGGATCCGGATGCCGTGCTTGGCCCAGATGGGGTTCCAGTTCTCGATGCCCTCGGTGTAGTGCCACATGCGATCGCGGTTGATGTGGCGCGCGCCCGCCTGCTCCGCGATGCCGAGCATCAGCCCGTCGACATGGGCCGGTACGCCGGAGAGCAGCTTCTCGGGCGGAGTGCCGAGCCGCTCGGGCCACTGGGCGCGTACGAGGTCGTGGTTTCCGCCGATGCCGCCGGAGGTGACGATCACGGCCTGGGCGCGGAGTTCGAAGGTGCCGGTGGTGTCGCGGCTGCTCGCCCGGCCGCGCTCGACGCCGGACGGCTCCAGGATCTCGCCGGTGACGGTGTCCACGGCGCCGCCGGTGCGGCGCAGTCCGGTCACCCGGTGCCGGAAGCGCAGGTCGACGAGGCCGCGTGCGGCGCCTTCCCTGACCCGCCGTTCGAAGGGGGCGACGATGCCGGGGCCGGTGCCCCAGGTGATGTGGAAGCGCGGCACCGAGTTCCCGTGCCCGTTCGCGTCGTAGCCGCCTCGCTCCGCCCAGCCGACGACCGGGAAGAAGCGGACGCCCTGGGCGTGCAGCCAGGACCGCTTCTCGCCGGCGGCGAAGTCGACGTACGCCTCGGCCCAGCGCCGCGGCCAGTGGTCCTCGTCGCGGTCGAAGCCCGCCGTGCCGAGCCAGTCCTGGAGCGCCAGGTCGTGGCTGTCCTTGATGCGCATCCGGCGCTGCTCGGGCGAGTCGACGAAGAAGAGGCCGCCGAACGACCAGTGGGCCTGACCGCCGATGGACTGCTCGGGCTCCTGGTCGAGGAGGATGACGCGGCGGCCCGCGTCGACGAGTTCGGCGGTGGCCACGAGCCCCGCGAGCCCCGCCCCGATCACGATGACATCAGCGTCGTACGCCATGGGTTGTTCGTCCCTCTCGGAGCCGGGGCCTGGTGGATGGGTCCGATCTTCGGTACGCGGGAGTAACTCGTCAATACGTCGAGTCGTGGGCCGGTGATTTGATGGCGGTATGAGTGCCGCTTCGAGTGCAGCTGACGAGATCCTCGACATCGTCGACGAGAACGACGAGGTCATCGGCCAGGCCCCGCGCGGCGAGGTCTATGCGCGGGGCCTGCGCCACCGCTGTGTGTTCATCGAGGCCAGGGACGCCGAGGGGAGGATCTTCGTGCATCGCCGCACCCCGGGGAAGCTGGTCTTCCCCTCCCTGTACGACATGTTCGTGGGCGGGGTCGTCGGCGCGGGCGAGTCGTACGACGGAGCGGCGCTGCGCGAGGCGGAGGAGGAGCTGGGCGTCTGCGGACTCCCCCGCCCCGTGCCGCTCTTCACGTTCCTGTACGAGGCCCCGGCCGCCGAGCCGGGCGGGCTCGGGCAGACGTGGTGGTCCGCCGTGTACGAGGTCCGCTGCGATCTTCCGGTGAACCCGCAGGCGGAGGAGGTCGCCTGGCACGCCTTCCTTCCGGAGGCCGAGCTGGAGGCCCGGCTCGGCACGTGGGAGTGGGTGCCGGACGGTCTCGCGGCGTACCGGCGGCTGCGAGATCACCGCCGGTAGGGTGCGACGCGTGAGCGAGTTCGTGCGGAGTCTGCGGCTGTGGCTGGCCCCCCAGCGGATCCGGGACGAGGGCGAGACGCCCGACTACCGCTTCTCGCTCGCCAACGAGCGCACGTTCCTCGCCTGGCTCCGTACCGCCCTCGCGCTCATCGCCGGCGGGTTCGCCGTCGACCAGTTCCTGCCGGACCTGCGCTGGGGCGTCCGCGTCGGGCTGTCGCTCGCGCTGATCGGGACGGGCGTGCTCTGCGCGCTGCGGGCCGTCAACCACTGGGTGCGGTGCGAGCGGGCGATGCGGCGCGGCGAGGATCTGCCCGTGTCGCGCTTCCCGACGGTGCTGGCGCTGGTCGTGGGCGCCGTGTCGGTCGCCATGGTGGTGGTCGTGGCGTGGGGGCGCGGGTGAGCGGGGGGCCGGTGAGCGGGGTGCCGGCCCGGGACCCGGGGCTCCAGCCGGAGCGGACCCGGCTGGCGTGGCGGCGTACGACGCTGGCGTTCACGGTCGTCGCGGTGCTGGCGGCGCGGCAGGTGGTGCACCACGCGGACATCTCCGCGGAGGACCTGGTCGCCCTGGCGCTGAGCGCACTGGTGTGGGTGGGCTTCCTGTCCGTGGCGCACCGGCGCATCGGGGTGCTCGACGCGGGCCGGCCTCCGGGCGCGATGCCCCTGGGGCAGGGGCTCGCGGCCACCGCGTGCGCGCTCGGGCTCGCCGCCTTCGCCGTCGCGATCGTCTGGTGATCCCCGGCCCGTTCAGCTCTCCCAGTCGACGGTGACGACGATCTTTCCGCGGGTGTGGCCCTCCTCGTTGAGCCGGTGCGCGTCCGCGGTCCTCTCCAGCGGGAAGCTGCGGGCCACACGGACCTCGATGACCTCTTCCTCGGCGAGCTCGCTCAGCCGGTAGAGGTCTGCCGTGTTGGGCCGGACGAAGACGTAGCGCCCGCCGAGCGTGGTCACGGCCGGGTCGGCGATGGAGGCGAGGCGGCCGCCCGGGGCGAGCAGTTCGGCGGAGCCCGCGAGCGTGTCGCCGCCGATCGTGTCGAAGACGGCCTGCACCCCGTCTGGCGCCAGCGCCCGCACCCGCTCGGCGAGCCCGTCTCCGTACACCACGGGCTCCGCACCGAGATCGCGCAGGTACTCGTGGGACGGCGGGCTCGCGGTGCCGATCACCCGCGCGCCGAAGTGGTGGGCGAGCTGCACGGCCATCGAGCCGACCCCGCCCGCGGCCGCGTGCACGAGGACCGTGTCGCCCTGGCCGATGCTCAGCGCCTGGGTGAGCACCTGATAGGCCGTGAGCCCGGCCAGCGGCAGGCAGGCCGCCTCCTCGAAGGTCAGATTGCGCGGCTTGCGGGCGAGCGCGCGGACCGGGGCGGCGACGTACTCGGCGCACGTGCCCCGGGAGAGGAAGTCCTCGCGGACGTATCCCATGACCTCGTCCCCGACGGCGAACTCCGGCACGGACAGCCCCGGCTGGACGACGACCCCGGAGACGTCCCAGCCGGGGACCACCGGGAAGACGGCGTCCAGGACCCCGTCCAGGTGGCCCTCGCGGGCCTTCCAGTCGACCGGGTTGACGCCCGCCGCCCGCACCTTGACCAGCACATGGTCGGGTCCGAGCTTCGGCTCCGGGAGATCGCCGTACTCCAGGACCTCGGGGCCGCCGTAGCGGCGGTAGCTGATCGCCTTCATGCTCCGACCCTCCGGCGGGCCCGGGGCTCGCGCAAGCCGGAAGGGCTCCCCGGGGCGACGCAGCGCCGGGACGACTGAACAATGGGACATTTCGGACTAGCCTGGGTCGGGCCAGGATTCCCGAAGCCCCACGCATCACGAAGGTGAACGACATGACCGTCCTGCACCAGGAGCACCCCACCCACGAGCACGCCCACGGACCGGGCTGCGGACACACCGAGATCGTGCACGGCGACCACATCGACTACGCGCACGACGGCCATCTGCACCGTTCGCACCAGGGCCACTGGGACGAGTGCGAGGCGGGCGGGCACGTGACACACGGGGACCACGCCCACCGACACGGCGAGGGGTGCGGGCACACCGCGGTGAAGCACGGGGACCACGTCGACTACGTCCACGACGGCCACCGCCATGCCGCGCACGACGGGCACTGGGACGACCACTGACGAACACTGACGACCGCCGACGACCGCCGACGACGCGCTGACGGCCGGGCCGGCGGGCCCGGCCTCCGCGGCCTCCGTGATCTGCCCGGCCCGCGCGGCCTCCGCGGCCCGCGCGGCCTGCCCGGCTTCCCCGGGGGCGGGGCGGACTGGCAGGCTGCCACCGTCCGTTCGGCCACACTCCCCGGGGGAGCCACGGTGCCTGCCACCGACCCTTACACCCTCCAGCTCGCACCGTCCGTGCACGCATACGTGCAGCCCGACGGCGGCTGGTGCCTGAACAACGCGGGCTTCGTCAGCGACGGCGAGTCGACGCTCCTGGTCGACACGGCCGCCACCGAGCGGCGCGCCCGGCTGCTGCGCGAGGCACTGCTCGCGACCGGGGCGCCCCTGCCGAGGACGCTCGTCAACACGCACCACCACGGCGACCACACCTACGGCAACTCCGTGTTCGCCCCCGGGGCGACCGTCGTCGGCCACGAGGCGTGCCGGAGCGAGGTCCTCGCGGCGGGACACCAGCTCCATCTCATCTGGCCGGAGACCGAGTTCGGCGACATCGCGATCACCGCGCCGGACCTGACGTACAGCGAACGCCTCACCTTCCGCGCGGGCGGCACGGAGGTGCGCCTGATCCACCCGGGCGTGGCGCACACGACCGGCGACACGGTCGTGCATCTGCCGGAGCAGGGGATCGTCTTCGTGGGGGACCTGGTGTTCCAGGGCGGCACGCCCTTCATCCCCATGGGCTCGCTCGCCGGCTCGCTGCGGGCTCTGGACCTGCTGCGCTCACTCGATGCCGGGATCGTCGTGCCCGGACACGGCCCGGTCACCGACCCGTCGGCGTACGACGCGACGGAGCGCTACCTGCGGTTCGTGGCGGAGCTCGCGGAGGCGGGGCACGCGAGGGGCCTGACGCCGCTGGAGGCGGCGCGGGGGGCTGAGCTCGGGGAGTTCGGGGAGCTGCGGGAGAGCGAGCGGCTGGTGGCGAATCTGCACCGCGCGTACGCGGAGCTGGAGGGGGTGCCCGGGGGTTCGCCGCTGGATCCGGTGGCGGTGTTCGGGGACATGGCGGTGATGAACGGGGGCGTACCGGTGGCGTGCCACGCCTGACGCTTCCCCGTCCGGGGCCCCGACGGCGCGGCTCCGCCCCGGATCCCCGCGCCCCGGATCCCCGCGGCCTCAGACGCCGGCGTGACCGAAAGACCCGCAGCCGGCGACGCACACCCCCTGCGGGGTCGTTCAGAGGCGCCTCCCCAGGGGCCGGCAAGAACCGGGCGTGCGGCAAGAGCGGAGCTGTGCGGCACCGCCCCAGGAGTCGAGCCCGGAGGGATCCCGGACCGGCCGTTCACCGGCGATCGCCGCACCGGCACCCCGGGCCGGGGCCCGTGGGCCCCGCCCCACCGCCCACCGGTGGCAGCCGCACCCTGCGCAGCCCCCGGGCGGTGCCCGGGCAGGGCCCTGCTACCAGCGGGGCACCGGCGGGGTGCGCCAGCCCGGCTCGGCCACGCGCATCGCCGAGGCGTCGTCGCGATCGCGCATCGTGCCGTCGTCCTCCAGCCACCGCCGGTGCAGCGCCGCGAGCCGCTCCCGGTCGAGCTCGACCCCGAGTCCCGGCGCGTCGGACACGGCCAGCCGGCCGCCCTCGAAGACGTGGCGTTTCGTGATGACGTCCTCGGCCTGCCAGGGATAGTGGCTGTCGCAGGCGTGCCCGAGCCCGGGGACCGTCGCCGCGACGTGGGTCATCGCGGCGAGACTGATGCCCAGGTGGGTGTTGGAGTGCATGGACAGGCCGACCCCGAACGTCCGGCAGATCGCGGCCAGTTCGCGCGTACGGTGCAGTCCGCCCCAGTAGTGGTGGTCGGAGAGGACGATCTGTACGGCGCCGCGCGCGAACGCCTCCGGGATCTCGGGGAAGGTCGTGACGCACATGTTGGTGGCGAGCGGCACGTCCGTGCCGGCCGCGACCTCGGCCATGCGGTCGGTGCCGCTCGCCGGGTCCTCCAGGTACTCCAGGACGTCCTTCAGCTCCTCGGCGACGTACAGCGAGGTCTTCACGGACCAGGCGCCGTTGGGGTCGAGGCGCAGCGGCCGGCCGGGGAAGGCTTCGGCGAGCGCGCGGATCGCGGCGATCTCCTCGTCGGGCTCGAAGACGCCGCCCTTGAGCTTGAAGGAGGTGAATCCGTGCTCGCGTGCGAAGCGGCGCGCCTGGGCGACGACGCCGGCCGGGTCGAGCGCGGCGCCCCAGTCGTCGCTCTCGCCGCCCTCCGGGTGGGCGGCCCAGCGGTAGAAGAGGTAGGCGCTGTACTCGACGGAGTTGCGGACCTTGCCGCCGAGCAGGGCGTGCACGGGCAGGCCGAGCGTCTTTCCGAGGGCGTCGAGGCAGGCTACCTCGAAGCCGGATACGACCGAGAGGCGCAGCTTGTCGGCGGTCTGGACGCCGCGCAGTCCGCCCGCGTCGACGCGCTCGTCGGCGGCCCGTGAGTCGCCGCACACCTGCTCGGCGAGGGCGAAGAGTCCGTTCAGATCGGTGACCGGGTGGCCCGGGAGAGCCTCCGCGAGCGGGCGGGCGATGTCGAGGTACTTCCCGTCGCCGTATGTCTCGCCGACGCCCGTGATGCCTCCCCTGGTGACGACCTCGATGATGAGGCGCGGGGTGTACGGCTGGTGGACGCCCTGGGTGTTGAGCAGCGGCGGGTCGGCCATGAGGATCGGGGTGAGCCGGACCGTGTCGATCATCATCGCGGTATCCATACGTGAACTCTATTCAGGGATACGACTCCGGGGCCAGAGGCGGGAACCGACTTTCCGTCCGCGGCACATCACCGCACCCGTCCCGCCCTGGACGACATACCGACTGGTCGGTCATCATGAACGCCAACGAACAGCCGCCCCTCCGGAGGTGCCCCGATGAGCTCAGTCCACCCCCCAGGTCTCGACCCCGAGCAGCTGCGCGGCCATCTCGACCGCGAGCGGCCCGGCCTGGTGAGCGGACCGCTCAGCGCCCGGCTGATCCAGGGCGGCCGGTCGAACCTGACGTACGCCGTCACCGACGGCACGGGCCGCTGGGTGGTGCGCCGGCCCCCACTCGGCCATGTCCTCGCCACCGCCCACGACATGAAGCGCGAGCACCGGGTCATCGAGGCGCTGCACCCGACGGCCGTGCCGGTGCCCGAGCCGCTGCTGCTCTGCGAGGACGAGTCCGTCCTCGGCGCGCCCTTCTACGTCATGGAGTTCGTCGAGGGCACCCCCTACCGCACGGCCGAGGAGCTCGCCCCGCTCGGACCCGAGCGCACCCGGGACGCCGTCCTCGGACTCGTCGACACGCTCGTCGATCTGCACGCCGTGGACCCCGGGTCCGTCGGCCTCGGCGACTTCGGCCGCCCGGAGGGCTTCCTCGACCGGCAGCTGCGCCGCTGGGGGAAGCAGCTCGACGCCTCCCGCAACCGCGAGCTCGCGGGCATCGACGAGCTGCACGCCGCGCTCGGCCGCGCCCTTCCGGCCTCCCCCGCGGCGACCGTCGTCCACGGGGACTACCGCCTCGACAACGTACTGATGGGCGACGACGACCGGATCAGAGCGGTGCTCGACTGGGAGATGTCCACGCTCGGCGACCCGCTCACCGACCTCGGGCTGCTCGTGATGTACAGCCAGAAGCTGGAGCTGCCCGACTCCCCCATCAGCACGACCGCGGCGGCGGCAGGACATCCGGACGCGCGGGAGCTGGTCGAGCGGTACGCCGCCCGCTCCGGCCGGGACACCTCCGCCATCTCCTGGTACACGGCGTTCGCCTGGTTCAAGCTCGCCGTGATCCTGGAGGGCATCCACTACCGCTACACCCTCGGCCAGACCGTCGGCGCCGGCTTCGACCGCATCGGCGACCTCGTCCCCGTCTTCATCGAGCACGGCCTCACCACCCTGCAGGAAGGCTGATCAGCATGGACTTCGCTTTCGACGCGCGCACCGAGGAGCTGCGGGACCGGCTCCTCGCCTTCATGGACGAGCACGTGTACCCGGCCGAGGCGGTCGCCCACGAGCAGCACGCGAAACTCGCGTCCCCGTGGGACACCCCGCCGGTGATCGAGGAGCTCAAGGCCGAGGCCCGCAGGCAGGGCCTGTGGAACCTCTTCCTCCCGGATGCGGAGTACGGCGCCGGGCTGACCAACCTCCAGTACGCGCCGCTCGCCGAGATCACCGGCCGCTCCCCGCATCTCGCGCCGACCGCGCTGAACTGCGCGGCACCGGACACCGGCAACATGGAGGTGCTCGCCCTCTTCGGCTCGGACGAGCAGAAGAAGCAGTGGCTCGAGCCGCTGCTGGCCGGTGAGATCCGCTCGGCCTTCGCGATGACCGAGCCCGAGGTGGCCTCGTCCGACGCGACGAACATCGAGACGCGGATCGACAGGGACGGCGACGACTACGTCGTCAACGGCCGCAAGTGGTACATCTCCGGGGCGATGAACCCGAACTGCCGGATCTTCATCGTCATGGGCAAGACCGACCCGGACGGCCCGGACATCCGCCGCCAGCAGTCGATGATCCTCGTCCCGCGCGACACGCCCGGCGTCGAGGTCCGCCGCGCGATGCAGGTGTACGGCTACGAGGACCATCTGCACGGCGGCCACGCGGAGGTCGTCTTCGACGACGTCCGGGTCCCGGCGTCGAACCTGATCGGCGAGGAGGGCGGCGGCTTCGCGATCGCCCAGGCGCGCCTCGGCCCCGGCCGCATCCACCACTGCATGCGCCTGATCGGCATGGCCGAGCGGGCCATCGAGCTGATGTGCCGACGGGCCGTGTCGCGTACCGCCTTCGGCAGGCCGATCGCCCAGCAGGGCGTCGTACAGGCGTGGATCGCGGACGCCCGGGTGACGGTCGAGCAGCTGCGGCTGCTGGTGCTGAAGACCGCGTGGCTGATGGACACGGTCGGCAACCGCGGTGCGCACACCGAGATCCAGGCCATCAAGATCGCCACCCCGCGGGCGGTCGTGGACATCCTCGACCGGGCGGTCCAGGTGCACGGCGCGGGCGGGGTGAGCCAGGACTTCCCGCTGGCCGAACTGTGGGCGGGAGCGCGGACGCTGATGCTGGCGGACGGCCCAGACGAGGTGCACCAGCGGTCGCTGGCACGTCAGGAACTCAAGAAGTACCTGTAGGCCGTGTCCGGCACATGACGCCCCGTCCGCCCGAAGGGCGGGCCCGGCGGCGTCTGGTGCGTGCGATCCCAAGGCGGAGGACGGAGTCCAAGCGGTCAGGGCACCTCCCGTGCCCGAAGGGCCACGGGGGTGGGGGCACCTCCCAGACGCGAGCTCAGGGGGAGGAGCGTGCCAGACGCCACCGGGCGGACGGACTGTGAAGACATGACCTAGGTCCTGTCGTTCGGATCAGGCCGGATCAGGGCGCGGCCCGCCGCGGAGCGGCTGATGTCACAGCGGTGCGTGCAGCTGCAAGGCGGAGGAAGGAGTCGACGCGGTGGGGACACCTCCCGTGCCCGAAGGGCTACGGGGAAGTCGGCTGACGACAACGCGGCAGATGCGCGTGCCAGGACGTGCGAGCCCGGCAAGATCCGAACGACAGGGCCTAGGGGCGCAGCGCGCGCAGCAGCAGGTCGGCGAGGTGGTCGGCGACCTGCTGCTGTGTGAGCGGCCCGTCCGGGCGGTACCAGGTGGACAGGTGGTGGACCGAGCCGAAGTGGTAGTCCACGACCAGGTCCGCGGGGGTCGCGTCGGAGAAGACCCCGCTGCGCTGGCCCTCCTCGATGAGCGCGCGGAAGCGCTCGTGGTAGTGCCTGCGCTCGGCGCGGACCTGCTTGTTCTTCTCCGGGCTGAGGTGGTGCATGGAGCGGAAGAAGATCGCCGCGTCGTCGAGGTTCTCGATGGTGGTGACGACGACGTCGGCGGCCGCGTCCCGCAGCCGCCGCTCGACCGGTGCGTCCGCCTCGGCGAAGGCGTCGAGGCGCTCCTGCTGGAGCCGCAGGACCCGTGAGTAGACCTCCTGGAGGAGGTCCTCCTTGGAGCCGAAGTAGTGGTAGAGCGCGCCCTTGGTGACGCCCGCCGCCTCGACGATCTCCTGGACGGACGTGCGGTCGTACCCCTGCTCGGCGAAGAGCCGGGTGGCGGCGGCCAGCAGCCTCTGGGGGACGGGGGTGCCGCTCCCGTCCGTCGTCCTGGCCATTGCCGCCACCTGCCCTTCGCTCGGCTCACACGTGTTCATCGGCGGGAACGCAGTTCCCGCCTGAGGATCTTCCCACTGCTGGTCTTGGGCAGCTCCTCCAGGACCTCGACCTGCCGTGGGGACTTGTACGCGGCCAGGCGTTCCTTGCAGTAGTCCGCCAGCTCGGCGGGGTCGGCACAGGCGCCCGGGCGGAGGCTGACGTACGCCTTCACGGTCTCGCCGCGGTAGGCGTCGGGGATTCCGACGACGGCCGCCTCGCGGACGGCCGGGTGTGTGTAGAGGACGTCCTCGACCTCGCGCGGCCAGACCTTGAAGCCCGATGCGTTGATCATGTCCTTCTTGCGGTCGACGACGTACAGCCAGCCGTCGGCGTCCATGAAGCCGATGTCGCCGGTGCGCAGCTCCCCGTCCGGGAAGCCGGCGGCGGTGGCGTCCGGCATGCGCCAGTAGCCGAGGGCGAGCTGCGGGCCGCGCACGACGATCTCGCCGTGCTCGCCGAAGGGCACCTCCTCGCCGTTGTCGTCGACGATGCGGACGACCGTGTCGGGTCCCGGCAGGCCGACGGAGAGGGTGCCGGACGCCGGGTCGACGGGGGCCTCCCGCTCGGGCGGTACGGCGGCGCAGGGGGCGGTGCACTCGGTCAGGCCGTAGCCGTTGCGGATGTACGGTCCGAAGCCCGCGCGGAACTTCTCGACGAGGGCGGGTGGCACGGGCGCCCCACCGGAGGAGATCACCTGGAAGGACGCGAAGTGCTCCCGGGTCGCCCCGGGGTGGGCGGCCAGCGCCATGAACGCGGTGGAGGGACCCACGGTGTAGGCGGGGCGGTGCTCGGCGAAGGCGTCGAGGACGACGCCCGGGTCGAAGCGGTAGGCGAGGGCGAGGGTGCCGGCGTTGGCGATGCAGGCGGCGAGCTCGCAGACCATTCCGGTGATGTGGAAGAGGGGCGCGAGCGCGAAGTAGCAGGCGCCCTCCGGCACGGGGTGGCCGGTGCGCTGGCGCTCGGCGTTGTAGGTGAGGGCGCCGTGCGGGTTCATGGCGCCCTTGGGGCGGCCGCTCGTGCCCGAGGTGTAGCTGATCAACGCCACGTCGGTGGCGGTGAGTTCGCGGCCGGCGGGTGCGGGGTGGCCGGCACGGGCGACGGCGAGGAGGTCGTCGGTGTCGTCGGGCCGGGTCAGCCGCCCGAAGCCGAGGACGCGTGCGTCGTCGCGGGTCTGGAGGTCCAGCTCGCAGGTGGTGACGGCGACGCGTACGGGTGAGCCGGCGGCGGTGTCCCGGATGTACGCCTCCCAGGCGCGGTCGGAGCAGATGACCGCCGCCGCGTCCGCGTCCTGGAGGATGTGGGCCGTCTCGGCGGACTTGTACATGGGGTTGAGCGGCACGACGGTCGCCCCGGCCTTCCATGCGCCGAGCAGGGCGATCACGAAGTGAGGGCTGTTCTGCAGCATCAGCGCGACGCGGTCGCCGCGCGCGATGCCCCGGGCGGCGAGCCGGCCGGCCACGGAGTCGGAGAGCGCGTCGGTCTCGGCGTAGCTCAGGCGTCCGTCGAAGTAGGCGAGGGCGGTGCGTT from Streptomyces sp. FIT100 includes these protein-coding regions:
- a CDS encoding FAD-binding dehydrogenase; the encoded protein is MAYDADVIVIGAGLAGLVATAELVDAGRRVILLDQEPEQSIGGQAHWSFGGLFFVDSPEQRRMRIKDSHDLALQDWLGTAGFDRDEDHWPRRWAEAYVDFAAGEKRSWLHAQGVRFFPVVGWAERGGYDANGHGNSVPRFHITWGTGPGIVAPFERRVREGAARGLVDLRFRHRVTGLRRTGGAVDTVTGEILEPSGVERGRASSRDTTGTFELRAQAVIVTSGGIGGNHDLVRAQWPERLGTPPEKLLSGVPAHVDGLMLGIAEQAGARHINRDRMWHYTEGIENWNPIWAKHGIRILPGPSSLWLDARGRRLPVPLFPGFDTLGTLEHIMRSGHDHTWFVLDQRIIGKEFALSGSEQNPDLTGKSIRDVIGRARADVPGPVKAFMDNGVDFVVEDDLGALVRGMNALTKEPLIDEAELRREITARDREIANPFTKDLQVTAIRGARNYLGDKLIRTASPHRILDPKAGPLIAVRLNILTRKSLGGLETDLSSRVLTDGGEPLPGVYAAGEAAGFGGGGVHGYRSLEGTFLGGCIFSGRAAGRAAAKAVS
- a CDS encoding TetR/AcrR family transcriptional regulator; its protein translation is MARTTDGSGTPVPQRLLAAATRLFAEQGYDRTSVQEIVEAAGVTKGALYHYFGSKEDLLQEVYSRVLRLQQERLDAFAEADAPVERRLRDAAADVVVTTIENLDDAAIFFRSMHHLSPEKNKQVRAERRHYHERFRALIEEGQRSGVFSDATPADLVVDYHFGSVHHLSTWYRPDGPLTQQQVADHLADLLLRALRP
- a CDS encoding YidH family protein; amino-acid sequence: MSEFVRSLRLWLAPQRIRDEGETPDYRFSLANERTFLAWLRTALALIAGGFAVDQFLPDLRWGVRVGLSLALIGTGVLCALRAVNHWVRCERAMRRGEDLPVSRFPTVLALVVGAVSVAMVVVVAWGRG
- a CDS encoding glucarate dehydratase family protein; the encoded protein is MDTAMMIDTVRLTPILMADPPLLNTQGVHQPYTPRLIIEVVTRGGITGVGETYGDGKYLDIARPLAEALPGHPVTDLNGLFALAEQVCGDSRAADERVDAGGLRGVQTADKLRLSVVSGFEVACLDALGKTLGLPVHALLGGKVRNSVEYSAYLFYRWAAHPEGGESDDWGAALDPAGVVAQARRFAREHGFTSFKLKGGVFEPDEEIAAIRALAEAFPGRPLRLDPNGAWSVKTSLYVAEELKDVLEYLEDPASGTDRMAEVAAGTDVPLATNMCVTTFPEIPEAFARGAVQIVLSDHHYWGGLHRTRELAAICRTFGVGLSMHSNTHLGISLAAMTHVAATVPGLGHACDSHYPWQAEDVITKRHVFEGGRLAVSDAPGLGVELDRERLAALHRRWLEDDGTMRDRDDASAMRVAEPGWRTPPVPRW
- a CDS encoding acyl-CoA dehydrogenase; protein product: MDFAFDARTEELRDRLLAFMDEHVYPAEAVAHEQHAKLASPWDTPPVIEELKAEARRQGLWNLFLPDAEYGAGLTNLQYAPLAEITGRSPHLAPTALNCAAPDTGNMEVLALFGSDEQKKQWLEPLLAGEIRSAFAMTEPEVASSDATNIETRIDRDGDDYVVNGRKWYISGAMNPNCRIFIVMGKTDPDGPDIRRQQSMILVPRDTPGVEVRRAMQVYGYEDHLHGGHAEVVFDDVRVPASNLIGEEGGGFAIAQARLGPGRIHHCMRLIGMAERAIELMCRRAVSRTAFGRPIAQQGVVQAWIADARVTVEQLRLLVLKTAWLMDTVGNRGAHTEIQAIKIATPRAVVDILDRAVQVHGAGGVSQDFPLAELWAGARTLMLADGPDEVHQRSLARQELKKYL
- a CDS encoding NADP-dependent oxidoreductase is translated as MKAISYRRYGGPEVLEYGDLPEPKLGPDHVLVKVRAAGVNPVDWKAREGHLDGVLDAVFPVVPGWDVSGVVVQPGLSVPEFAVGDEVMGYVREDFLSRGTCAEYVAAPVRALARKPRNLTFEEAACLPLAGLTAYQVLTQALSIGQGDTVLVHAAAGGVGSMAVQLAHHFGARVIGTASPPSHEYLRDLGAEPVVYGDGLAERVRALAPDGVQAVFDTIGGDTLAGSAELLAPGGRLASIADPAVTTLGGRYVFVRPNTADLYRLSELAEEEVIEVRVARSFPLERTADAHRLNEEGHTRGKIVVTVDWES
- a CDS encoding NUDIX hydrolase; translation: MSAASSAADEILDIVDENDEVIGQAPRGEVYARGLRHRCVFIEARDAEGRIFVHRRTPGKLVFPSLYDMFVGGVVGAGESYDGAALREAEEELGVCGLPRPVPLFTFLYEAPAAEPGGLGQTWWSAVYEVRCDLPVNPQAEEVAWHAFLPEAELEARLGTWEWVPDGLAAYRRLRDHRR
- a CDS encoding DUF202 domain-containing protein — encoded protein: MSGVPARDPGLQPERTRLAWRRTTLAFTVVAVLAARQVVHHADISAEDLVALALSALVWVGFLSVAHRRIGVLDAGRPPGAMPLGQGLAATACALGLAAFAVAIVW
- a CDS encoding phosphotransferase family protein, with protein sequence MSSVHPPGLDPEQLRGHLDRERPGLVSGPLSARLIQGGRSNLTYAVTDGTGRWVVRRPPLGHVLATAHDMKREHRVIEALHPTAVPVPEPLLLCEDESVLGAPFYVMEFVEGTPYRTAEELAPLGPERTRDAVLGLVDTLVDLHAVDPGSVGLGDFGRPEGFLDRQLRRWGKQLDASRNRELAGIDELHAALGRALPASPAATVVHGDYRLDNVLMGDDDRIRAVLDWEMSTLGDPLTDLGLLVMYSQKLELPDSPISTTAAAAGHPDARELVERYAARSGRDTSAISWYTAFAWFKLAVILEGIHYRYTLGQTVGAGFDRIGDLVPVFIEHGLTTLQEG
- a CDS encoding MBL fold metallo-hydrolase — translated: MPATDPYTLQLAPSVHAYVQPDGGWCLNNAGFVSDGESTLLVDTAATERRARLLREALLATGAPLPRTLVNTHHHGDHTYGNSVFAPGATVVGHEACRSEVLAAGHQLHLIWPETEFGDIAITAPDLTYSERLTFRAGGTEVRLIHPGVAHTTGDTVVHLPEQGIVFVGDLVFQGGTPFIPMGSLAGSLRALDLLRSLDAGIVVPGHGPVTDPSAYDATERYLRFVAELAEAGHARGLTPLEAARGAELGEFGELRESERLVANLHRAYAELEGVPGGSPLDPVAVFGDMAVMNGGVPVACHA